In Spinacia oleracea cultivar Varoflay chromosome 5, BTI_SOV_V1, whole genome shotgun sequence, a single window of DNA contains:
- the LOC110798711 gene encoding protein FAR1-RELATED SEQUENCE 5-like, with protein sequence MDEIHQEEDEYEPSHHQLQSDNEERVDRQGGENETPNKCRSPMSIIKEWVPVCEEDLKPKEGMEFDNLEECEKFYKKYAHQVGFSVRKSSTKRDKKTGLLKYKTCVCAKEGFREAKYAGKQKVRNVKLSREGCEALVRFKRTSEGKYVVYKFHEGHTHLLATPRKCHMLKSNREITNVHRCLYKAFARANVGASRAHRYIKEQVGGYQNVGCSKQDLKNFQRNLRLHIKDYDVDMFIENFKKKQKIDPSFYFAYEINKATRQLRHVFWADGISRKNYALYGDVVSFDTTYDTNRYKMIFAPFTGLDNHRLCITFGAAFLGDEKVESFSWLFEKFLDAMDDHKPVCIITDQDPAMKVAIKNVFDTSTHRFCIWHIMRKLSEKVGSTLSSNEVFMNQFKSCVYNSETKEEFESSWKSVVNEFKLQTNDWLSQMFSIRDLWIPTYFRDVFLGAVLRTTSRSESENSFFCSFTNPHLSLVEFWMRFESAVESQRHSQSMSDNDNFSLIPELKTNRDLERHASQVYTFTNFYKFQEQLWIACMDCEVEDKKETEEGLVITIANHARKNGKMREVVYNPLSHVAHCSCKMFQCEGIPCRHILCILKGKSLSEVPCYYILNRWTKMAASKSIFNVSSNLLETCSKIDNEDKLITNNWLEFLNCMNLAGRDPEKLTLISNEFQNVSKLLKEFKSNPTESKTQELESFIGSSVPKEVEILPPKQSNTKGSGKRMKGGKEKAMEQQEKKQRQCKSCGHLGVLFITVLALAGGGAAAAAAAAADVDVEVVLLKVSIVDCFIDSDIVVWEQHIDFLCCLLLSYFPLTCVFSSEELNMKHGGSIDVIADIWELCWALTRRVVQEDLNVYNLKGGRSDKDFKGKEEAHELRGEERDSDFRILDFYVVFF encoded by the exons ATGGATGAGATTCATCAAGAAGAAGACGAATATGAGCCTAGCCATCACCAATTGCAATCTGATAATGAAGAGCGCGTTGATCGTCAAGGAGGAGAAAATGAGACGCCTAACAAATGCAGAAGCCCTATGAGTATTATTAAGGAGTGGGTTCCTGTATGTGAAGAGGATTTGAAACCAAAAGAAGGTATGGAGTTTGACAACCTGGAGGAATGTGAAAAATTCTACAAAAAATATGCTCATCAAGTCGGTTTTAGTGTCCGTAAATCATCTACTAAAAGGGATAAAAAAACTGGATTGTTGAAGTATAAAACTTGTGTTTGCGCAAAAGAGGGTTTTAGAGAAGCTAAATACGCAGGTAAGCAAAAAGTAAGAAATGTGAAATTGAGTAGGGAAGGTTGTGAGGCTCTGGTTAGGTTTAAACGAACGTCGGAGGGTAAATATGTAGTGTACAAATTTCATGAAGGTCATACTCATTTACTTGCAACCCCTAGAAAGTGTCACATGCTAAAATCTAATAGGGAAATTACTAATGTTCATAGATGCTTGTATAAGGCATTTGCTCGTGCCAATGTTGGTGCAAGTAGGGCGCATCGTTACATAAAGGAACAAGTGGGTGGGTATCAAAATGTTGGATGTAGTAAGCAAGATTTGAAAAACTTTCAAAGAAATTTGAGACTTCATATTAAAGATTATGATGTTGACATGTTTATTGagaattttaagaaaaaacaaaaaatcgaTCCTTCATTTTATTTTGCATATGAGATAAACAAGGCCACACGTCAACTGAGACATGTATTTTGGGCAGATGGCATTTCTAGAAAGAATTATGCATTATATGGAGATGTTGTGTCATTTGATACTACTTATGACACTAACAGATATAAGATGATCTTTGCTCCATTTACTGGTCTTGATAACCACAGACTTTGTATTACGTTTGGAGCAGCATTTTTGGGGGATGAGAAAGTTGAATCATTTTCTTGGTTGTTTGAAAAGTTCTTAGATGCAATGGACGATCACAAACCTGTTTGCATCATCACTGATCAAGATCCTGCAATGAAAGTAGCCATCAAAAATGTTTTTGACACGTCTACTCATAGGTTTTGCATATGGCATATAATGAGAAAACTTTCAGAAAAGGTGGGAAGCACTTTGAGTAGTAACGAAGTTTTTATGAACCAATTTAAGTCCTGTGTGTATAATTCAGAGACAAAGGAGGAATTTGAATCATCGTGGAAAtcagttgtcaatgaatttaaGTTACAAACTAATGATTGGCTTTCTCAGATGTTTTCGATTAGGGACTTGTGGATACCAACTTATTTCAGAGATGTTTTCTTAGGAGCTGTGTTACGGACAACGTCGAGGTCTGAAAGTGAGAATAGTTTTTTTTGTAGTTTCACAAATCCGCATTTGAGTCTAGTGGAGTTCTGGATGAGATTTGAGAGTGCTGTAGAGTCACAGAGACATTCTCAATCAATGTCTGACAATGATAACTTTTCTTTAATTCCTGAACTAAAAACAAATAGAGATTTGGAGAGACATGCAAGTCAAGTCTACACTTTCACTAACTTTTACAAGTTTCAAGAGCAGTTGTGGATTGCTTGTATGGATTGTGAAGTTGAGGACAAGAAAGAGACAGAAGAGGGACTAGTTATAACTATAGCTAATCATGCTCGAAAAAATGGGAAGATGCGTGAGGTTGTATATAACCCTCTCAGTCATGTGGCACACTGTTCATGCAAAATGTTCCAATGTGAGGGAATTCCATGCCGACATATATTATGCATTCTGAAGGGAAAAAGTTTATCTGAAGTTCCATGTTACTATATATTGAACAGATGGACCAAGATGGCAGCAAGCAAGTCGATTTTTAATGTGTCTAGTAACCTTTTGGAAACTTGTTCCAAAATAGATAATGAGGATAAGCTGATTACTAATAATTGGTTAGAATTCTTAAACTGCATGAATTTGGCGGGAAGAGACCCTGAAAAACTAACTCTTATCTCAAATGAATTTCAAAACGTATCAAAATTATTAAAAGAGTTCAAGAGTAATCCCACTGAGAGCAAGACACAAGAGTTGGAATCTTTTATCGGATCAAGTGTACCGAAAGAAGTTGAGATTCTTCCACCAAAACAATCGAATACCAAAGGATCCGGTAAACGCATGAAAGGGGGAAAAGAGAAGGCAATGGAGCAACAAGAAAAGAAACAGAGACAGTGTAAAAGTTGTGGTCATTTG GGTGTTCTGTTCATCACTGTTTTGGCTCTAGCTGGTGGtggtgctgctgctgctgccgctgctgctgctgatgtTGATGTGGAGGTGGTGCTGCTG AAAGTCTCCATTGTTGATTGTTTCATTGACAGTGATATTGTTGTCTGGGAACAACATATTGATTTTTTGTGTTGCTTACTGTTATCATACTTCCCATTAACTTGTGTTTTCTCT TCTGAAGAGTTGAATATGAAGCATGGTGGTAGTATCGATGTCATTGCTGATATATGGGAACTATGCTGGGCCCTGACTAGGAGAGTAGTACAGGAG GATTTAAATGTTTACAATTTGAAGGGAGGTCGATCTGATAAGGATTTCAAAGGGAAGGAGGAGGCTCATGAActgagaggagaggagagagattctgattttagaattttagatttttatgtCGTTTTTTTTTAA